Sequence from the Deinococcus malanensis genome:
TCGAAGTTGGCCACGATGGTGCCGGCCCCGATATTGGTTTCTGCGCCGATGGTCACGTCTCCGAGGTAAGCCAGGTGCCCGGCCTTGACGCCCGCGTCGAGCCGCGCATTCTTGGTTTCCACAAAGTTGCCGATGTGCACCCCCTGCGCCAGCTGGGTGCCGGGCCTCAGCCGGGCGAAAGGACCCACGTCGCTGCCTTCGCCCACCTCTGCACCTTCGAGCACGCTGTGGGGCTTGATCATGGCCCCTTCGCCCAGCACGCTGTCGGTCACGATGCTGTACGCGCCGATGGTCACCCCGTCCGCCACCCTGGTCTGTCCGCGCAGCATGACGCCGGGCTCCACCGTCACGTCGCGGCCCAGCGTGACCGTGTCTTCGATGTGGGTGGTGTCCGGAGCCTGCAGCGTGACGCCGGCCGCCATGTGGGCGCGGTTGATGCGGCGGCGCAAGATGGCCTCCAGATCCGCGAGGCCCTGGCGGTCGTTGGCCCCCAGCACCTCGTCGGCGTCGGTCAGCTTGAACGCACTGGCCTGTGCACCCTGGGCGCGGTACAGGCCCAGCAGGTCGGTCAGATAGTACTCGCCGGCCTTGTTGTCGTTGCCAATCAGCCGCGCGAGTTCTGGTGCACGGGAGTCCATGATATACACGCCACTGTTGAACTCTCCCACCGCACGTTCCGCTTCCGTGGCGTCCTTCTGCTCCACGATGCGTTCCACTGTGCCGTCCACGCTCCGGATGATCCGGCCGTACCCGGTGGCATCGGCCAGTTCGCCGCTGAGGATGGTGAACGCACCGCCACGGGCTCGGTGGTCGTCGATCAGAGCCTGCAGTGTCTCGGTGCGCAGCAGCGGGGTGTCTCCGTACAGGACCAGTACGTCCGCGTCCTGGGTGCCCAGGGCGTCCACACCACACAGGAAAGCGTGCCCGGTGCCCAGTTGCTGATCCTGCCGCGCAAAAGTCACCCCGCTGTCCGCCAGGGCTGCCTCAACCTTCTCGGCACCGTGCCCGGTCACGACCACCACGTTCCTGGCCCCCAGCTCCCGGGCACTTTTGACGGCCCAGGCCACCATCGGGCGGCCGGCCACCGGGTGCAGCACCTTGGGGAGGGCGGATTTCATGCGGGTGCCTTGCCCCGCCGCGAGGATCACCACGTCCAGCGGA
This genomic interval carries:
- the glmU gene encoding bifunctional UDP-N-acetylglucosamine diphosphorylase/glucosamine-1-phosphate N-acetyltransferase GlmU; the encoded protein is MTDNNRPLDVVILAAGQGTRMKSALPKVLHPVAGRPMVAWAVKSARELGARNVVVVTGHGAEKVEAALADSGVTFARQDQQLGTGHAFLCGVDALGTQDADVLVLYGDTPLLRTETLQALIDDHRARGGAFTILSGELADATGYGRIIRSVDGTVERIVEQKDATEAERAVGEFNSGVYIMDSRAPELARLIGNDNKAGEYYLTDLLGLYRAQGAQASAFKLTDADEVLGANDRQGLADLEAILRRRINRAHMAAGVTLQAPDTTHIEDTVTLGRDVTVEPGVMLRGQTRVADGVTIGAYSIVTDSVLGEGAMIKPHSVLEGAEVGEGSDVGPFARLRPGTQLAQGVHIGNFVETKNARLDAGVKAGHLAYLGDVTIGAETNIGAGTIVANFDGVNKHQSTVGAGVFIGSNSTLIAPRVVGDAAFIAAGSAVHDNVPEGAMAVARGKQRTIEGWSRRYWGGVREKVQVKLPWLAGWLDRQG